Proteins found in one Hypericibacter terrae genomic segment:
- a CDS encoding glycoside hydrolase family 99-like domain-containing protein, with translation MPASSPPDHGPDGSRPSGSWAPESAAGGSLIDQVERLERELADLKGQERAALNEALRLREQLRRLSSARLVRLEQRLQRLMRSLWRRLRRDGLFSRRLAEERQLVEASGLFDTGYYLRAYPDVAAAETDPISHYLRFGAQEGRNPSAAFSTLSYGVAYPDVASSGMNPLVHYILIGKAEGRSALKPVNPPRGGGDGATVPASVEPAASDRPPFAVPLSTRDQPRTAVVLHLFYLDLWPEIGRRLRALDEPFDLIVSVPAERRDEAAAAIQADIPTAQILGVENRGRDIGPFLELLGSGRFDRYDYLCKIHGKKSPHRDDGNEWRRDLLDDLLGSAEATRHLVAWLDAHPEVGLVGPSGLRIAGEGHRWGSNEATLRTLAKRAGIADAEIRVDFFAGSMFWCRTAALAPLKALELGLADFEPEQNQIDGTLAHAIERLFSLAAGHAGFATSETQAVRASPLPASPLHSLLTTESGHTVKTIAFYLPQFHPIAENDQWWGRGFTEWNNVARARPMYEGHLQPRLPADFGFYDLRMPAVRDAQARLASAYGIHGFCYHYYWFRRRRLLETPIMEMLRSGRPDFPFCICWANENWTRRWDGLDHEILVEQDYGPGFAQAFIDEMIPFLRDPRYIRYQGRPVLLIYRAKTIPGLQGAIALWREACRRAGIGEIHLCAVKFWDVTEDRLEGFDALVEFPPHRTNVVERKVEGLSPAFRGNIYDYGAVIDHALSYDPADPEFIARRGLLHRGLMMGWDNSARRGPGANIFEGATPALYGFWLSGVLAQEQRRTTPESLVFINAWNEWAEGTVLEPDFRHGRGYLEATREALDEAGRLHWGRAADSGG, from the coding sequence ATGCCGGCATCATCACCGCCCGATCATGGCCCCGACGGAAGCCGGCCTTCCGGTTCCTGGGCACCCGAATCGGCCGCGGGCGGCAGCTTGATCGACCAGGTCGAACGGCTCGAGCGCGAGCTTGCCGATCTCAAAGGCCAGGAACGCGCCGCCCTCAACGAGGCGCTGCGCCTGCGCGAGCAGCTGCGCCGGTTGAGCAGCGCCCGGCTGGTGCGCCTCGAGCAGCGCCTGCAGCGGCTGATGCGCAGCCTCTGGCGCCGGCTGCGCCGCGACGGTCTCTTTTCCCGGCGGCTGGCGGAGGAGCGCCAGCTGGTCGAGGCGTCGGGCCTGTTCGACACCGGCTACTATCTGCGTGCCTATCCCGACGTGGCGGCGGCCGAGACCGATCCGATCTCGCATTACTTGCGCTTCGGGGCCCAGGAAGGGCGCAATCCCAGCGCGGCCTTCTCGACCCTCTCCTATGGCGTCGCCTATCCGGATGTCGCCAGCAGCGGCATGAACCCGCTGGTCCATTACATCCTGATCGGCAAGGCCGAAGGGCGCTCGGCGCTCAAACCGGTCAACCCGCCGCGCGGGGGCGGCGATGGCGCCACCGTGCCGGCCTCGGTCGAGCCCGCGGCGAGCGACCGGCCGCCCTTCGCCGTTCCGCTGTCGACGCGCGACCAGCCCCGCACCGCCGTCGTCCTGCATCTCTTCTATCTCGATCTCTGGCCCGAGATCGGCCGGCGCCTGCGCGCCCTCGACGAGCCCTTCGACCTGATCGTCTCGGTGCCGGCCGAGCGGCGCGACGAAGCCGCGGCGGCGATCCAGGCCGACATCCCCACCGCGCAGATCCTGGGCGTCGAGAATCGCGGACGCGACATCGGTCCGTTCCTGGAGCTCCTGGGGTCGGGCCGTTTCGATCGCTACGACTATCTCTGCAAGATCCACGGCAAGAAGAGCCCGCATCGCGACGACGGCAATGAATGGCGGCGCGATCTTCTGGACGATCTGCTGGGCAGTGCAGAGGCCACGCGGCACCTGGTCGCCTGGCTCGATGCCCATCCGGAGGTGGGTCTGGTCGGGCCCTCGGGCCTGCGCATCGCCGGCGAGGGTCACCGCTGGGGCAGCAACGAAGCGACGCTGCGAACACTGGCGAAACGCGCCGGTATCGCCGACGCCGAGATCCGCGTCGATTTCTTCGCCGGCTCGATGTTCTGGTGCCGGACCGCCGCGCTGGCGCCGCTGAAGGCGCTGGAGCTCGGACTCGCGGATTTCGAGCCGGAGCAGAATCAGATCGACGGGACGCTTGCCCATGCGATCGAACGGCTGTTCTCGCTGGCGGCGGGTCACGCCGGCTTTGCAACGAGCGAAACCCAGGCGGTTCGCGCCTCGCCGCTGCCGGCCTCGCCGCTGCACAGCCTATTGACCACGGAGAGCGGTCACACCGTCAAGACCATCGCGTTCTATCTGCCGCAGTTCCATCCGATCGCCGAGAACGATCAATGGTGGGGACGCGGCTTCACCGAATGGAACAATGTCGCGCGCGCGCGGCCGATGTATGAGGGCCATCTGCAGCCGAGGCTGCCGGCGGATTTCGGCTTCTACGATCTGCGCATGCCGGCGGTGCGGGATGCCCAGGCCCGGCTCGCCTCGGCCTACGGCATTCATGGCTTCTGCTATCACTATTACTGGTTCCGGCGCCGGCGCTTGCTGGAGACGCCGATCATGGAGATGCTGCGCAGCGGCCGTCCGGATTTCCCGTTCTGCATCTGCTGGGCGAACGAGAACTGGACGCGCCGCTGGGACGGGCTCGATCACGAGATCCTGGTCGAGCAGGATTACGGCCCCGGTTTCGCGCAGGCCTTCATCGACGAGATGATCCCCTTCCTGCGCGACCCCCGTTACATCCGCTATCAGGGCCGGCCGGTGCTGCTGATCTATCGGGCCAAGACCATTCCCGGGCTTCAGGGGGCGATCGCCCTCTGGCGCGAGGCCTGCCGGCGCGCCGGGATCGGCGAGATCCATCTCTGCGCGGTCAAGTTCTGGGACGTGACCGAGGACCGGCTCGAGGGCTTCGATGCGCTGGTCGAGTTTCCGCCCCATCGCACCAACGTCGTCGAACGCAAGGTGGAGGGGCTCAGCCCCGCCTTCCGCGGCAACATCTATGACTATGGCGCGGTGATCGACCATGCGCTGTCCTATGATCCCGCCGATCCGGAGTTCATCGCGCGGCGCGGCCTGCTGCATCGCGGCCTGATGATGGGGTGGGACAACAGCGCGCGGCGCGGTCCCGGCGCCAATATCTTCGAGGGCGCGACGCCGGCGCTCTACGGCTTCTGGCTTTCGGGCGTGCTGGCCCAGGAACAGCGGCGGACCACGCCGGAATCGCTGGTCTTCATCAATGCCTGGAACGAATGGGCCGAGGGCACGGTGCTCGAGCCCGACTTCCGGCATGGGCGCGGCTATCTCGAGGCCACGCGCGAGGCCCTGGACGAGGCGGGCCGGCTGCATTGGGGCAGGGCCGCCGACAGCGGCGGTTGA